A region of Paractinoplanes abujensis DNA encodes the following proteins:
- a CDS encoding DUF1062 domain-containing protein, with protein sequence MIDRTMQWLVCPTNLPLIRRRCLRCPSARYQPHGKFRINANHKLLDVWLLALCAGCGETIKLTVLERANVRTIDPPTLGRFHDNDVDLAAELLIDPGLQRRNNVTLDWTGAWTVHKSGDHAGPPAVVHTRVRFAQPIPLRVTTLLAAGLEVSRSEIQRRIADGTLSSPHRLTGRTSTDFSFTSRGPGRIPAAAMTENPLPERNPSMLGSVAPRVWRREGNGENI encoded by the coding sequence GTGATCGACCGCACCATGCAATGGCTCGTGTGCCCGACCAACCTTCCGCTCATCCGTCGTCGTTGCCTGCGCTGCCCGTCGGCGCGCTACCAGCCACACGGCAAGTTCCGCATCAACGCCAACCACAAGCTCCTCGACGTCTGGCTGCTCGCTCTGTGCGCCGGCTGCGGGGAGACCATCAAGCTGACCGTCCTGGAGAGAGCCAACGTCCGTACGATCGACCCGCCCACCCTCGGCCGTTTCCACGACAACGACGTCGACCTGGCGGCCGAACTGCTGATCGACCCGGGTCTGCAGCGCCGCAACAACGTGACGCTGGACTGGACCGGGGCATGGACCGTTCACAAGAGCGGGGACCACGCCGGCCCGCCGGCGGTCGTGCACACACGGGTGCGTTTCGCCCAGCCGATCCCGCTCAGGGTGACGACGCTGCTCGCGGCCGGTCTGGAGGTTTCGCGCTCCGAGATCCAGCGCCGGATCGCCGACGGCACCCTCTCGTCCCCGCACCGTCTGACCGGCCGGACCTCCACCGACTTCAGCTTCACCTCGCGCGGGCCGGGGAGGATTCCCGCCGCCGCAATGACCGAAAACCCGCTACCCGAGCGAAATCCGTCGATGTTAGGCTCCGTCGCCCCGCGCGTATGGCGCCGTGAGGGCAACGGGGAGAACATATGA
- the argG gene encoding argininosuccinate synthase — translation MTKVLSSLPVGERVGIAFSGGLDTSVAVAWMREKGAVPCAYTAEIGQYDEPDVTSVPERAIAYGAELGRLVDCRSALVEEGLAALACGAFHIRSGGRTYFNTTPLGRAVTGTLLVRAMLEDQVQIWGDGSTFKGNDIERFYRYGLLANPSLRIYKPWLDKDFVTELGGRKEMSEWLAARDLPYRDSTEKAYSTDANIWGATHEAKSLEHLDNGIELVDPIMGVRFWDPEVAIAAEDVTVGFAEGRPVTINGKEFGSPVDLVLEANAIGGRHGLGMSDQIENRIIEAKSRGIYEAPGMALLYIAYERLVNAIHNEDTVTSYHNDGRKLGRLMYEGRWLDPQALMLREALQRWVGNAVTGEVTLRLRRGDDYSVLNTTGPAFSYHPDKLSMERTETPAFAPADRIGQLTMRNLDIADSRAKLEQYAQLGMVGSPQGLVGALPAGGAEEIASRGAAAPGHDDLLDQAAMESGTD, via the coding sequence GTGACCAAGGTGCTCTCTTCTCTCCCGGTCGGCGAACGTGTCGGCATCGCGTTCTCCGGTGGCCTCGACACGTCGGTAGCGGTGGCGTGGATGCGCGAAAAGGGCGCCGTGCCCTGCGCCTACACCGCCGAGATCGGCCAGTACGACGAGCCCGACGTGACCTCCGTGCCCGAGCGGGCCATCGCCTACGGCGCCGAGCTCGGCCGCCTCGTCGACTGCCGGTCCGCGCTCGTCGAGGAGGGCCTGGCCGCCCTGGCCTGCGGCGCCTTCCACATCCGCTCCGGCGGCCGGACATATTTCAACACCACCCCCCTGGGCCGGGCCGTCACCGGCACGCTGCTCGTGCGGGCCATGCTGGAGGACCAGGTCCAGATCTGGGGCGACGGCTCGACGTTCAAGGGCAACGACATCGAGCGTTTCTACCGGTACGGGCTGCTGGCCAACCCGTCGCTGCGGATCTACAAGCCGTGGCTCGACAAGGACTTCGTGACCGAGCTCGGCGGGCGCAAGGAGATGAGCGAGTGGCTGGCCGCCCGCGACCTGCCCTACCGTGACTCCACCGAGAAGGCGTATTCGACCGACGCCAACATCTGGGGCGCCACCCACGAAGCCAAGTCGCTGGAGCACCTCGACAACGGCATCGAGCTCGTCGACCCCATCATGGGCGTGCGCTTCTGGGACCCCGAGGTGGCCATCGCGGCCGAGGACGTGACTGTCGGTTTCGCCGAGGGCCGCCCGGTGACGATCAACGGCAAGGAGTTCGGGTCGCCGGTCGACCTGGTGCTCGAGGCCAACGCGATCGGCGGGCGCCACGGCCTGGGCATGTCCGACCAGATCGAGAACCGGATCATCGAGGCCAAGAGCCGCGGCATCTACGAGGCGCCCGGCATGGCGCTGCTCTACATCGCATACGAGCGGCTGGTCAACGCCATCCACAACGAGGACACGGTGACCAGCTATCACAACGACGGCCGCAAGCTGGGCCGGCTGATGTACGAGGGCCGCTGGCTCGACCCGCAGGCGCTCATGCTGCGCGAGGCGCTGCAGCGCTGGGTCGGCAACGCCGTCACCGGTGAGGTCACCCTGCGCCTGCGCCGCGGCGACGACTACTCGGTGCTCAACACGACCGGCCCGGCGTTCAGCTACCACCCCGACAAGCTCTCGATGGAGCGCACCGAGACGCCGGCGTTCGCCCCGGCCGACCGGATCGGCCAGCTGACGATGCGCAACCTCGACATCGCGGACAGCCGGGCCAAGCTCGAGCAGTACGCGCAGCTCGGCATGGTCGGCAGCCCGCAGGGCCTGGTCGGCGCCCTGCCCGCGGGCGGCGCGGAGGAGATCGCCTCGCGCGGCGCGGCCGCTCCCGGCCACGATGACCTGCTCGACCAGGCCGCCATGGAGTCCGGCACCGACTGA
- a CDS encoding class I SAM-dependent methyltransferase — protein sequence MSDFEVHRLRGPLNAAFFSVLGPYIEFNVRDRKRRLFHDLPRTVVELGSGVGANLRYLQAGSTLVAIEPNVPMHRRLRAAAERRGVRLDLRARRAEDTGLPESSADTVISSLVLCTVGDPAGVLAEVRRILRPGGTFRFVEHVAAPAGTPTRALQRALRRPWAWTFEGCSCERDLAALVRAAGFAQVEVEPYRLHSPFVTFNTQIAGVATA from the coding sequence ATGTCCGACTTCGAGGTGCACCGGCTGCGCGGGCCGCTCAATGCGGCCTTCTTCAGCGTGCTGGGCCCCTACATCGAGTTCAACGTGCGCGACCGCAAGCGCCGCCTGTTCCACGACCTTCCCCGTACGGTCGTCGAGCTCGGCTCCGGGGTGGGCGCCAACCTGCGTTACCTGCAGGCCGGCTCGACGCTCGTCGCCATCGAACCCAACGTGCCCATGCACCGGCGTTTGCGGGCCGCCGCCGAGCGCCGTGGCGTGCGGCTGGACCTGCGCGCCCGCCGGGCCGAGGACACCGGGCTCCCGGAGAGCAGCGCCGACACCGTGATCTCGTCGCTCGTGCTGTGCACGGTGGGCGACCCGGCCGGGGTGCTGGCCGAGGTGCGGCGGATCCTGCGCCCCGGTGGCACGTTCCGGTTCGTCGAGCACGTCGCCGCCCCGGCGGGCACGCCGACCCGCGCCCTGCAGCGGGCGTTGCGCCGGCCGTGGGCGTGGACCTTCGAGGGCTGCTCGTGCGAACGCGATCTGGCCGCCCTCGTTCGGGCGGCCGGATTCGCGCAAGTGGAGGTGGAGCCCTACCGGCTCCACTCCCCCTTCGTCACGTTCAACACCCAGATCGCGGGCGTCGCCACCGCCTGA
- a CDS encoding ABC transporter ATP-binding protein, which yields MITFDDVVKVYPGGSTAVDHVSLELPTGKMTVLVGPSGCGKTTSLRMINRMISPTSGRVLIDGKDIAGQDEALLRRGIGYVIQSAGLFPHRTVLDNVATVPVLLGKTRREARAAALSLLERVGLAPEFAKRYPAQLSGGQQQRVGVARALAADPPIMLMDEPFSAVDPVVREGLHREFLRLQQDLGKTIAMVTHDIDEAIKLGDVVAVFRQGGILAQVGTPQELLTAPADDFVAEFVGRDRGIRSLSFDSAADLPVSGPPSTLALDDAGRPAGWHMESGQVLPTGGTFTASDSLRLVTDLAISSPVGIAVRVNAEGKADGVVRHHDLADYLAARRAS from the coding sequence ATGATCACATTCGACGACGTCGTGAAGGTCTATCCCGGCGGCAGCACCGCGGTCGACCACGTGTCGCTCGAACTGCCCACCGGGAAGATGACGGTCCTGGTCGGGCCGTCCGGCTGCGGCAAGACCACCTCGCTCCGCATGATCAATCGTATGATCAGCCCCACATCCGGCCGCGTGTTGATCGACGGCAAGGACATCGCGGGGCAGGACGAGGCCCTGTTGCGCCGCGGCATCGGCTACGTGATCCAGAGCGCAGGGCTGTTCCCGCACCGCACAGTGCTCGACAACGTGGCCACCGTGCCGGTGCTGCTGGGCAAGACCCGCCGCGAGGCCCGCGCCGCCGCCCTCAGCCTGCTCGAGCGGGTCGGGCTGGCGCCGGAGTTCGCCAAGCGTTACCCGGCGCAGCTCTCCGGCGGCCAGCAGCAGCGCGTCGGCGTGGCCCGCGCGCTCGCCGCCGACCCGCCCATCATGCTGATGGACGAGCCGTTCAGCGCGGTCGACCCGGTCGTCCGCGAGGGCCTGCACCGCGAGTTCCTGCGCCTGCAGCAGGACCTGGGCAAGACGATCGCCATGGTGACGCACGACATCGACGAGGCGATCAAGCTCGGCGACGTGGTGGCGGTGTTCCGCCAGGGTGGCATCCTGGCCCAGGTCGGCACCCCGCAGGAGCTGCTGACCGCGCCCGCCGACGACTTCGTGGCCGAGTTCGTCGGCCGTGACCGCGGCATCCGCAGCCTGTCCTTCGACTCCGCCGCCGACCTGCCCGTGTCCGGCCCTCCGAGCACCCTCGCGCTCGACGACGCCGGCCGGCCTGCGGGCTGGCACATGGAGTCCGGCCAGGTGCTGCCGACCGGTGGCACCTTCACCGCGAGCGACTCGCTGCGGCTGGTGACCGACCTCGCCATCAGCTCGCCGGTGGGCATCGCCGTCCGGGTCAACGCCGAGGGCAAGGCCGACGGTGTCGTACGCCACCACGACCTTGCCGACTACCTGGCGGCCCGGCGCGCCTCATGA
- a CDS encoding ABC transporter substrate-binding protein, protein MKLIKRLSAVGTAVAMAVALTACGSGDDPLADDNTGASSAPGTITIGSANFAESELLAEIYAQSLEAKGVTVKRQFNIGARELYLKALQDGSIDLLPEYNGALLAALSSGGAPEGVSKPEDVLGALKKVLPSGTEVLEQSPAEDKDTLTVTSETAAKYNLKTIDDLKPVAKDLTIGAGPEWQERYQGLKGLKELYGIEFKEFKPLDAGGPLTVNALVKGQIQVGNIFSTDSSIAVNKFVVLEDTKNLYLAENIIPLIRSTANNPTVTETLNAVSAKLTTENLTTTLAKVQVDKQDTPAVAKGWLTENGLV, encoded by the coding sequence ATGAAACTCATTAAGCGACTCAGCGCGGTTGGCACCGCCGTCGCCATGGCCGTGGCGCTGACCGCGTGCGGCTCGGGCGACGACCCGCTGGCCGACGACAACACCGGGGCCAGCTCGGCGCCGGGCACCATCACGATCGGTTCGGCCAACTTCGCCGAGAGCGAGCTGCTGGCCGAGATCTACGCCCAGTCCCTCGAGGCCAAGGGTGTGACGGTCAAGCGGCAGTTCAACATCGGCGCCCGCGAGCTCTACCTCAAGGCGCTGCAGGACGGCTCGATCGACCTGCTCCCCGAGTACAACGGCGCCCTGCTGGCCGCGCTGTCCAGCGGTGGCGCGCCCGAGGGTGTGAGCAAGCCCGAGGACGTGCTGGGCGCGCTCAAGAAGGTGCTGCCGTCGGGCACCGAGGTGCTCGAGCAGTCCCCCGCCGAGGACAAGGACACGCTCACGGTCACCTCGGAGACCGCGGCCAAGTACAACCTCAAGACGATCGACGACCTCAAGCCGGTGGCCAAGGACCTCACGATCGGCGCCGGCCCCGAGTGGCAGGAGCGCTACCAGGGCCTCAAGGGCCTCAAGGAGCTCTACGGCATCGAGTTCAAGGAGTTCAAGCCGCTCGACGCCGGTGGCCCGCTGACCGTTAATGCCCTGGTCAAGGGTCAGATCCAGGTCGGCAACATCTTCTCCACCGACTCGTCGATCGCGGTCAACAAGTTCGTCGTGCTCGAGGACACGAAGAACCTGTACCTGGCCGAGAACATCATCCCGCTGATCCGTTCGACGGCGAACAACCCGACCGTGACCGAGACCCTGAACGCGGTCTCGGCCAAGCTGACCACCGAGAACCTGACCACCACGCTGGCCAAGGTTCAGGTCGACAAGCAGGACACCCCCGCGGTGGCCAAGGGCTGGCTGACCGAGAACGGTCTCGTCTGA
- a CDS encoding ABC transporter permease encodes MNLTYLFDAAHWDFSSGSIPQLIVSHLWYVLLALALGTVIALPVGLYIGHTGRGSFIAINAGNAGRSLPTLGLLMLMVTLLGLGLLPVLIALTVLVIPPILTSAYAGIRSLDPGVVDAARGVGMRPLQVLFRVELPMALPVLMSGFRSAALQVVATATVAAAVGLGGLGRLLIDGLAVNDYSRVLAGAIVVAVLAVLLDLVLAFAQRWIVSPGLRASK; translated from the coding sequence ATGAATCTCACCTACCTCTTCGACGCCGCCCACTGGGACTTCTCGTCGGGCAGCATCCCGCAGCTGATCGTTTCCCACCTCTGGTACGTGTTGCTGGCGCTCGCGCTGGGCACGGTCATCGCGCTGCCGGTGGGCCTCTACATCGGGCACACCGGCCGCGGTTCGTTCATCGCCATCAACGCGGGCAACGCCGGTCGCTCGCTGCCCACGCTCGGCCTGCTCATGCTGATGGTGACCCTGCTCGGGCTGGGGCTGCTCCCGGTGCTGATCGCGCTCACGGTGCTGGTGATCCCGCCCATCCTGACGTCGGCGTACGCGGGCATCCGCAGCCTCGACCCCGGGGTGGTGGACGCCGCGCGGGGTGTCGGCATGCGGCCCTTGCAGGTGCTGTTCCGGGTGGAACTGCCGATGGCGCTGCCCGTGCTGATGAGCGGCTTCCGCAGCGCCGCCCTGCAGGTCGTGGCCACCGCGACCGTGGCCGCCGCGGTCGGCCTCGGCGGTCTGGGCCGCCTGCTGATCGACGGCCTGGCCGTCAACGACTACTCCCGAGTGCTGGCCGGCGCCATTGTCGTCGCGGTGCTGGCCGTTCTGCTCGACCTGGTGCTGGCGTTCGCCCAGCGCTGGATCGTCTCGCCCGGTCTTCGGGCATCCAAGTGA
- a CDS encoding ABC transporter permease, whose amino-acid sequence MITYLSNNSETVLAALRQHITLALIPVLLGFLIALPIGYLGVRFPWLYHPLINVAGVLYSIPSLALFVFLPVVLGTKILSPLNIVVALTIYTVALMARTVADGLRSVDRLVVESATAMGYRRLRRLFDVELPVALPVILAGLRVATVSNISLVSVGALIGIGGLGQLFTRGFQLFYIEPILVGIILSVLLAGIADLIIVLVQRAVTPWTRVQRGRA is encoded by the coding sequence ATGATCACTTATCTGTCCAACAACTCCGAGACGGTGCTGGCCGCGCTGCGCCAGCACATCACGCTCGCGCTCATCCCGGTGCTGCTCGGCTTCCTCATCGCGCTGCCGATCGGCTACCTCGGTGTCCGGTTCCCGTGGCTCTACCACCCGCTGATCAACGTGGCCGGCGTGCTCTACTCGATCCCGTCGCTCGCGCTGTTCGTGTTCCTGCCGGTGGTGCTGGGCACGAAGATCCTGTCGCCGCTGAACATCGTGGTCGCGCTCACCATCTACACCGTCGCGCTGATGGCCCGTACGGTCGCTGACGGTCTTCGCTCCGTCGACCGCCTGGTCGTCGAGTCGGCCACCGCGATGGGCTACCGGCGGCTGCGGCGGCTCTTCGACGTCGAGCTGCCGGTGGCGCTGCCGGTCATCCTGGCCGGTCTGCGCGTCGCCACCGTCTCCAACATCAGCCTGGTCAGCGTGGGCGCCCTGATCGGCATCGGCGGCCTCGGGCAATTGTTCACCCGCGGCTTCCAGCTGTTCTACATCGAGCCGATCCTGGTCGGCATCATCTTGTCGGTGCTGCTGGCCGGCATCGCCGACCTGATCATCGTGCTCGTGCAGCGCGCGGTCACGCCGTGGACCCGCGTGCAAAGGGGCCGGGCATGA
- a CDS encoding NADPH:quinone reductase — MKAIIYTDNGGPEVLRLADRDTPEPGPGEVRVRVAVSGVNPTDWKTRAGATNPKQFPVVTPHLDGAGVIDATGPGVDPGRAGQRVWVFMAAAGRPTGTAAEYTVVPANRAIPLPDNADFDLGATLGVPALTAHRALTVAEDGPSRLAPGALDGKVVLAAGGAGAVGHAAIQLARWAGATVISTISGPEKARLATAAGAHHVVNYREGDPVAAIRAIAPDGVDIVAEVALGANLALDLAVLRNRGTIATYANDGGKTVELDVRQNMTINTRYQFLVLYTVGEQALTAGAEDVSAAVADGALPVGEEHGLPLIRFPLGDTAGAHVAVENGAVGKVLVSVSEDAR; from the coding sequence ATGAAGGCCATCATCTACACCGACAACGGCGGCCCCGAAGTGCTCCGGCTGGCCGACCGTGACACGCCCGAGCCGGGCCCGGGCGAGGTCCGCGTCCGGGTCGCCGTCTCGGGCGTCAACCCGACCGACTGGAAGACCCGCGCGGGCGCCACCAACCCCAAACAGTTCCCCGTGGTCACGCCGCATCTCGACGGCGCCGGCGTGATCGACGCGACCGGTCCGGGCGTCGACCCGGGCCGGGCCGGTCAGCGCGTGTGGGTGTTCATGGCCGCCGCGGGCCGCCCGACCGGCACCGCCGCCGAGTACACCGTCGTGCCCGCGAACCGGGCCATTCCGTTGCCGGACAATGCGGACTTCGACCTCGGCGCCACGCTGGGCGTGCCCGCGCTCACGGCCCACCGCGCGCTGACCGTGGCCGAGGACGGCCCCTCGCGGCTGGCCCCGGGCGCCCTCGACGGCAAGGTCGTCCTGGCCGCGGGCGGCGCCGGGGCGGTCGGGCATGCGGCGATCCAGCTCGCCCGCTGGGCCGGCGCCACCGTGATCAGCACGATCAGCGGACCGGAGAAGGCTCGCCTGGCCACCGCCGCGGGCGCCCACCACGTGGTCAACTATCGCGAGGGCGACCCGGTGGCCGCGATCCGGGCGATCGCGCCGGACGGTGTCGACATCGTCGCCGAGGTCGCGCTGGGCGCGAACCTGGCGCTCGACCTGGCCGTCCTGCGCAACCGGGGCACCATCGCCACGTACGCCAACGACGGCGGCAAGACCGTCGAGCTCGACGTCCGGCAGAACATGACGATCAACACCCGCTACCAGTTCCTCGTGCTGTACACGGTCGGCGAGCAGGCTCTGACCGCGGGCGCCGAGGACGTGTCGGCAGCGGTGGCGGACGGCGCGCTGCCAGTGGGCGAAGAACACGGCCTGCCGCTGATCCGCTTCCCGCTCGGCGACACCGCCGGCGCGCACGTGGCGGTCGAGAACGGCGCGGTCGGCAAGGTGCTCGTCAGCGTGAGCGAAGACGCGCGATAG
- a CDS encoding aromatic amino acid lyase yields the protein MQAERLDGANLTISGLVAIASGRSGVEVESAALHRVGETNALMQRARAHGAVYGANTGVGANRHERADDEERGLRLLRSHCAAVGPVEDDLTARAAMAVRLNQILAGGSGISPRVAEALAQALDEGAVPTIHSWGAIGTADLAALAELGLTLAGERPWQNGKGPTTTIDATDALPLISSSALTVATAALALQRMQSQLRASIVVAALSFLALRGNPEAYDVAVHRNRAHPGQIEVARLMSRLVAGAAAPVRIQDPFGLRVLPQVSAPAIHAARTLDDVLSEEINAAVENPLVTSEGVLHHGQFHTATLASSLDAARGAFLPVLSLSTARLGLLMRPDLTGLRAFLAAGPVGSSGLMISEYVVQDVLTQIRVGMTPTAAGTLSISLGLEEHASFATQGARALRTMTRLAPTLLAAELVAAVRALRMAPGRLIVGPLRDAFHLADEALDPSEDDRPLGIDLEQGAELLPRLGAVLDYSSMGLSA from the coding sequence ATGCAGGCAGAACGGCTCGACGGGGCGAACCTGACGATCAGTGGTCTCGTGGCCATCGCTTCCGGTCGAAGTGGGGTCGAGGTCGAATCGGCGGCCCTGCATCGGGTCGGGGAAACCAACGCATTGATGCAGCGAGCCCGGGCGCATGGCGCAGTCTACGGGGCCAACACCGGGGTCGGCGCCAACAGGCACGAGCGCGCCGACGACGAGGAGCGCGGACTGCGCCTGTTGCGGAGTCACTGCGCCGCCGTCGGGCCGGTCGAGGACGACCTCACGGCGCGCGCGGCCATGGCCGTACGGCTCAATCAGATCCTCGCCGGGGGCTCGGGCATCTCCCCGCGGGTGGCCGAGGCGCTGGCCCAGGCGCTGGACGAGGGCGCGGTCCCGACCATCCACTCGTGGGGCGCCATCGGCACTGCCGACCTGGCCGCCCTGGCCGAGCTCGGGCTCACCCTGGCCGGCGAGCGACCCTGGCAGAACGGCAAGGGGCCGACCACGACGATCGACGCCACCGACGCGCTGCCGCTGATCAGCTCGAGCGCTCTCACCGTGGCCACGGCCGCGCTCGCGTTGCAACGGATGCAGAGCCAGCTGCGCGCGTCGATAGTCGTGGCGGCGCTGAGCTTCCTGGCGCTCCGGGGCAACCCGGAGGCGTACGACGTCGCCGTGCACCGCAACCGTGCGCATCCCGGCCAGATCGAAGTTGCGCGTTTGATGAGCCGGCTGGTGGCCGGGGCCGCGGCTCCCGTACGCATCCAGGACCCGTTCGGACTGCGCGTGCTGCCCCAGGTGTCGGCGCCGGCCATCCACGCCGCCCGCACCCTCGACGACGTGCTCAGCGAGGAGATCAACGCGGCCGTCGAGAACCCGCTGGTCACGTCCGAAGGTGTGTTGCATCACGGCCAGTTCCACACGGCGACGCTGGCCTCCAGCCTCGACGCCGCCCGCGGTGCGTTCCTGCCCGTGCTGTCGCTCTCGACCGCGCGGCTCGGACTGCTGATGCGGCCCGACCTGACCGGCCTGCGCGCGTTCCTGGCGGCCGGACCGGTGGGCAGTTCGGGCCTGATGATCAGCGAGTACGTCGTGCAGGACGTGCTGACCCAGATCCGTGTCGGCATGACCCCGACCGCGGCCGGCACGCTGAGCATCTCGCTGGGGCTGGAGGAACACGCCAGCTTCGCCACGCAGGGTGCGCGGGCCTTGCGCACCATGACGCGGCTCGCCCCCACGTTGCTGGCCGCCGAACTGGTGGCGGCGGTGCGTGCGCTGCGCATGGCGCCCGGCCGGCTCATCGTCGGCCCGCTGCGCGACGCCTTCCACCTGGCCGACGAGGCGCTCGACCCGTCCGAGGACGACCGGCCGCTCGGCATCGACCTGGAGCAGGGCGCCGAACTACTGCCGCGCCTCGGCGCCGTCCTCGACTACTCCTCGATGGGCCTCAGCGCGTAA
- a CDS encoding alpha/beta fold hydrolase, with product MRQRLGQVTLADGTTVAYASAGSGRPIVYVMGWLTHLQLSWEFAAERSFYEALAEGARLVRYDRAGCGLSAATARTPSLEFELEHLAAVAATLDEPFDLVGTSMGAPVAVAWAAAHPGTVRRLVLYGGWVRGAELASPAVRESVLGLVEAHWGLGSDVLTDIFAPDADRAFRAEHARYQRACSSAATARALLALSYELDVSAHLTQVRAPTLIVHRTGDRAAPVAQARALSDSIEHSQLTLLPGRSHLPYAGDHVELVRTVRRFLGLPVPRRRAEGLTARQREVAELISRGCTNREIAQRLGIDERSAEGHVERILQRLGFRSRAQIAAWHTAQWGVSPPASPPVERPR from the coding sequence GTGCGGCAGCGGCTCGGGCAGGTGACGCTGGCCGACGGCACCACGGTGGCGTACGCGTCGGCGGGTTCCGGACGGCCGATCGTGTACGTGATGGGCTGGCTCACGCATCTGCAGCTGAGCTGGGAGTTCGCGGCCGAGCGGAGCTTCTACGAGGCACTGGCCGAAGGTGCGCGGCTGGTGCGTTACGACCGCGCGGGCTGCGGGTTGTCGGCGGCCACCGCGCGGACACCTTCGCTCGAGTTCGAGCTGGAACACCTGGCCGCGGTGGCGGCGACGCTGGACGAGCCGTTCGATCTGGTGGGGACGTCGATGGGCGCGCCGGTGGCGGTCGCGTGGGCGGCCGCGCATCCGGGCACCGTACGGCGGCTCGTGCTCTACGGCGGGTGGGTCCGCGGGGCCGAGCTGGCGTCTCCGGCCGTACGGGAGAGCGTCCTGGGGTTGGTCGAGGCGCACTGGGGGCTCGGGTCGGACGTTCTCACCGACATCTTCGCGCCGGACGCCGATCGCGCTTTCCGGGCCGAGCATGCTCGTTATCAGCGCGCATGTTCGAGCGCCGCGACCGCTCGCGCACTGTTGGCGCTCAGTTACGAGCTGGACGTCAGTGCTCACCTCACGCAGGTTCGCGCACCGACGCTCATCGTGCACCGCACCGGCGATCGAGCGGCGCCGGTCGCGCAGGCTCGAGCACTTTCCGACAGCATCGAGCATTCCCAGCTCACGCTGCTGCCCGGACGATCCCATCTCCCGTACGCCGGTGACCACGTCGAACTGGTGCGCACCGTCCGCCGCTTCCTGGGCCTGCCCGTCCCCCGCCGCCGCGCCGAGGGGCTGACCGCCCGGCAGCGCGAAGTGGCCGAACTAATCAGCCGAGGCTGCACGAACCGCGAGATCGCGCAGCGTCTGGGCATCGATGAACGTTCGGCCGAAGGCCACGTCGAACGGATCCTGCAGCGTCTCGGCTTCCGCTCACGCGCCCAGATCGCCGCCTGGCACACCGCACAGTGGGGTGTTTCCCCGCCTGCTTCGCCTCCCGTCGAACGGCCACGATGA